Proteins encoded together in one Pelagicoccus enzymogenes window:
- a CDS encoding dihydrolipoamide acetyltransferase family protein: MATFIDMPKLSDTMTVGTVANWLKNEGDAIESGDVIAEIETDKATMELEAFEDGILLKQIAKAGEQVAIGAPIAAIGEEGEEVEVPDAPKAKSKSSDDKDEKEEAKAEDKSEKSDDAKSEASSSDDSRIKASPLAKKLAKSEGVDLSSIKGTGPNGRIVKQDVLDAKKSGGSSKPAKSDSKSKPSVTLPGLAIAEDADLPVSSMRGVIAKRLVESKVNAPHFYLQIEVNAANLLATRAKINADLANVPAEHGGGIKLTVNDFILKASAEALRRVPTMNRSWQGDTIRQNGAVHLAFGVAIEDGLLTPVIRNAESKTLKQIALEAKELIGKARNKKLSPAEMSDSTFTVTNLGMFGISSFYGIINTPNAGILSVGATENKPIVNEAGEIVPGQIMTIGVSCDHRAVDGAVGAQYLQALKTLLETPALSLI; the protein is encoded by the coding sequence ATGGCAACATTCATAGACATGCCGAAGCTCTCCGACACCATGACTGTCGGAACCGTCGCCAACTGGCTCAAAAACGAAGGCGACGCCATCGAGTCCGGCGACGTGATCGCGGAAATCGAAACCGACAAGGCGACCATGGAGTTGGAAGCCTTCGAGGACGGCATCTTGCTTAAACAAATCGCGAAAGCCGGCGAACAAGTCGCCATCGGAGCCCCTATCGCCGCCATCGGCGAGGAGGGCGAAGAAGTCGAAGTCCCCGACGCTCCCAAAGCCAAATCGAAGTCAAGCGACGACAAGGACGAAAAAGAAGAAGCCAAGGCCGAAGACAAAAGCGAAAAGTCGGACGACGCGAAGAGCGAAGCTTCATCCAGCGACGATTCCCGCATCAAAGCCTCTCCCCTAGCCAAGAAATTGGCCAAATCCGAGGGCGTCGATCTCTCCTCAATCAAAGGCACCGGCCCCAACGGACGCATCGTCAAGCAAGACGTGCTCGACGCCAAGAAGTCCGGCGGTTCGTCAAAGCCAGCCAAGAGCGATTCGAAGTCCAAGCCATCGGTAACGCTTCCTGGTCTCGCTATCGCGGAAGACGCAGACCTCCCCGTCTCCAGCATGCGCGGCGTTATCGCCAAGCGCCTGGTCGAATCCAAGGTCAACGCGCCACACTTCTACCTGCAGATCGAAGTCAACGCAGCCAACCTGCTCGCCACTCGCGCCAAGATCAACGCCGACCTCGCCAACGTTCCCGCCGAACACGGCGGCGGCATCAAGCTCACGGTAAACGACTTCATCCTCAAGGCCTCCGCTGAAGCCCTGCGCCGCGTTCCCACCATGAATCGCTCGTGGCAAGGCGACACCATTCGCCAAAACGGCGCGGTACACCTCGCTTTCGGCGTAGCCATCGAAGACGGCCTGCTCACGCCCGTTATCCGCAACGCGGAGAGCAAGACGCTCAAGCAGATCGCCCTCGAAGCCAAGGAACTCATCGGCAAGGCACGCAATAAGAAGCTCAGCCCAGCCGAAATGTCGGACAGCACCTTCACGGTGACCAACCTCGGCATGTTCGGGATCTCCAGCTTCTACGGCATCATCAACACGCCCAACGCTGGCATCCTCTCCGTCGGCGCCACCGAGAACAAGCCGATCGTCAACGAAGCCGGCGAAATCGTTCCTGGCCAGATCATGACCATCGGCGTCAGCTGCGACCACCGAGCAGTGGACGGAGCCGTAGGCGCCCAGTACCTGCAAGCCCTCAAGACCTTGCTCGAGACGCCTGCCCTCTCCCTCATCTAG
- the pdhA gene encoding pyruvate dehydrogenase (acetyl-transferring) E1 component subunit alpha codes for MSAKTTPKKRVKPETSNLAKEAKLPINKDLSKEELIGYYRDMVRIRRFEERSLRVYQQGKIGGFLHLYIGQESIAVACASLMGEHDHMITAYRNHGHALAVGMNMNECMAELLGKATGCSKGKGGSMHFFAPDKNYWGGHGIVGGQIPLGVGLAYGVKYKEQKGSAMAFMGDGAINQGAVHEAYNLAALWDLPAIFIIENNGYSMGTSQERSSSHPKEGLAARAEGYNMAWENINGESLFAIRDGVGRAIKRAHEESKPTILEIHTYRYQGHSVADANAKKYRTKEEIDDYRKNHDPLNVYRLYLLDAKIMSEDEMKEIDAEAKEEAEVAAQFADESEFPTVESITEDVYWEADNPEQRTSQGRLFFND; via the coding sequence GTGAGCGCAAAAACCACGCCAAAGAAACGCGTAAAGCCAGAAACATCCAATCTGGCCAAAGAAGCGAAACTGCCTATCAACAAAGATCTCTCCAAGGAAGAGCTCATTGGATACTACCGCGACATGGTACGCATCCGCCGCTTTGAGGAACGTTCCCTCCGCGTCTACCAACAAGGTAAGATCGGCGGCTTCCTCCACCTCTACATCGGTCAAGAGTCTATCGCCGTCGCCTGCGCCTCCCTCATGGGCGAGCACGACCACATGATCACCGCCTACCGCAACCACGGGCACGCCCTCGCGGTCGGCATGAACATGAACGAGTGCATGGCCGAGCTGCTCGGCAAGGCCACCGGTTGCTCCAAGGGCAAGGGCGGTTCCATGCACTTCTTCGCTCCGGACAAGAACTACTGGGGCGGCCACGGCATCGTGGGGGGACAAATCCCGCTGGGAGTTGGTCTCGCCTACGGCGTAAAGTACAAGGAGCAAAAAGGCTCGGCCATGGCCTTCATGGGCGACGGAGCCATCAACCAAGGCGCCGTGCACGAAGCCTACAACCTCGCAGCCCTCTGGGACCTGCCCGCCATCTTCATCATCGAGAACAACGGCTACTCCATGGGCACCTCCCAGGAGCGCTCCTCCTCCCACCCCAAGGAAGGCCTCGCCGCCCGCGCCGAGGGCTACAACATGGCTTGGGAAAACATCAACGGCGAATCCCTCTTCGCCATCCGCGACGGCGTAGGACGCGCCATCAAGCGGGCCCACGAGGAGTCCAAGCCCACCATCCTCGAGATCCACACTTACCGCTACCAAGGCCACTCCGTCGCCGACGCGAACGCCAAGAAGTACCGCACCAAGGAAGAGATCGACGACTACCGTAAGAACCACGACCCGCTCAACGTCTACCGTCTCTACCTCCTCGACGCCAAGATCATGAGCGAGGACGAAATGAAGGAGATCGACGCCGAGGCGAAGGAAGAAGCAGAAGTCGCTGCCCAGTTCGCGGACGAAAGCGAATTTCCGACCGTGGAGTCCATCACCGAGGACGTCTACTGGGAAGCGGACAATCCAGAGCAGCGCACCTCCCAAGGCCGCCTCTTCTTCAACGACTAA
- a CDS encoding response regulator — protein MPLSSITSLVVESDPQRAEQVLESLKKSDRHDFLCYHAESLRDAKRTLMNVRVDLVISKGILDGISHVDVLARYRKSEYEPLVLCLLEDEEKSVILDTSASAADDYLFYKDLNQDRLLEAVNHAFERRELLSELKTVQQNTASEGKGIFRGLLHCLDVALFLVSRPEGELLFINKVAETWFAKGAGDIVRGLFDYAVLEADSVELEIQTESAAVPNAELRSVAVEWKGRDCSLITLRNISKRKRAEEAYKASQRRLDLTLKASNIGLWSWDLRKNQLHFSDRWKGQLGYSSSEFPNTLEAFKSHLFVDDLAAVEEVFGQALRGEISEVELKYRMKHRDGGYRWMICRAEIFPDESGKLSSLFGSHIDITDRNHGDGKAGLENSLSEKLSIRMERIAAELEKNASQIRENFRGDSAIVERIRELERLSSSFACLNEVLQLNANKGNHGIEAIELSSEVRELYGSMSSLLPPRVELEVDALEEVRLFGLSTRALSFALTEALVCVADRVTTDFKSRIYLSIERGNSASGSHCPVLRYSYTGKPVGSAELLALSKTPNVSVSSGVAGVHSELVLVFDSDLPRSPTRNASKSRPLALLAEDEGVLRLAIRTMLESLGYEVEVTEDGAAAIDAFARRKSEFDLALVDLQMPEVDGHGVVASIRASAEELPIIRMSGDSNDEISGLIEDEGDCGCFLSKPFGISDLKLAIEGLNQRVGV, from the coding sequence ATGCCATTATCATCGATTACCAGTTTGGTAGTTGAGTCTGATCCTCAAAGAGCGGAGCAAGTACTCGAATCGCTCAAGAAGTCCGATCGCCACGACTTCTTGTGCTATCATGCCGAGTCCCTTCGCGACGCGAAACGGACCCTGATGAATGTCAGGGTTGATTTAGTCATTTCAAAGGGGATTTTAGATGGGATTTCCCATGTTGACGTACTGGCCCGATATCGAAAAAGCGAATACGAGCCTCTAGTGCTTTGTTTGTTGGAGGACGAGGAGAAGTCAGTGATTCTGGATACGTCTGCGTCGGCGGCGGATGACTACCTTTTCTACAAGGACCTAAACCAGGATCGTCTACTGGAAGCGGTGAATCATGCCTTCGAGAGGAGGGAGCTGCTGAGCGAGTTGAAGACGGTTCAGCAAAACACTGCGTCCGAGGGTAAGGGCATTTTCCGGGGGCTATTGCATTGTTTGGACGTCGCACTTTTCCTAGTCTCGAGGCCGGAGGGCGAGCTCTTGTTCATCAACAAAGTCGCGGAAACCTGGTTTGCCAAGGGCGCGGGTGACATCGTGCGGGGGCTTTTCGACTACGCGGTTTTAGAGGCGGACTCTGTCGAATTGGAAATTCAAACTGAAAGTGCGGCGGTGCCGAATGCTGAGTTGCGATCGGTGGCGGTGGAATGGAAAGGCCGTGATTGCTCTTTGATCACGCTGCGGAACATCTCCAAGCGCAAGCGCGCGGAAGAGGCCTACAAGGCGAGTCAGCGTCGGTTGGATCTCACTTTGAAGGCTTCCAACATAGGGCTTTGGTCTTGGGACCTGCGCAAGAACCAGTTGCATTTTAGTGACCGGTGGAAAGGGCAGTTGGGCTATTCGAGCAGCGAATTCCCCAACACCTTGGAGGCGTTCAAGTCGCATCTTTTCGTGGACGACCTCGCTGCCGTTGAAGAAGTGTTCGGGCAAGCTTTGCGTGGCGAGATTTCGGAAGTGGAGCTGAAGTACCGCATGAAGCACAGGGACGGAGGCTACCGTTGGATGATTTGCCGCGCTGAAATTTTCCCGGACGAGTCGGGTAAGCTCTCGAGCCTTTTCGGTTCTCATATCGACATCACCGATCGCAATCACGGTGACGGGAAAGCGGGTCTGGAAAACTCTCTGAGTGAAAAGTTGAGCATTCGCATGGAGCGGATTGCCGCTGAGCTGGAGAAGAACGCCTCGCAGATTCGAGAGAATTTCCGGGGTGACTCTGCCATTGTGGAGCGTATCCGAGAATTGGAGCGCCTATCCTCGAGTTTCGCTTGTCTGAACGAGGTGCTGCAATTGAACGCGAACAAGGGGAACCATGGCATCGAGGCGATAGAGTTGAGCTCCGAAGTTCGCGAGCTCTACGGGTCGATGAGTAGCTTATTGCCGCCGCGGGTGGAGCTGGAAGTGGACGCTTTGGAAGAGGTGCGTTTGTTCGGCCTTTCCACACGCGCGTTGAGTTTCGCTCTCACGGAGGCTCTGGTTTGTGTTGCCGACAGGGTTACGACTGACTTCAAGAGTCGCATCTACCTTTCGATCGAGCGAGGAAACAGCGCCAGCGGCAGCCACTGTCCGGTATTGCGCTACAGCTATACGGGCAAGCCGGTGGGGAGTGCGGAGTTGCTGGCGCTTTCCAAGACGCCAAACGTTAGCGTGAGCTCTGGCGTGGCGGGAGTTCACTCCGAGCTGGTATTGGTTTTTGATAGCGACTTGCCTCGTTCGCCCACGCGCAACGCCAGCAAGTCGAGGCCTTTGGCTTTGTTGGCCGAAGACGAAGGTGTATTGAGACTTGCGATACGCACCATGCTCGAATCGCTTGGCTACGAGGTCGAGGTTACGGAAGATGGAGCCGCCGCTATCGATGCGTTTGCCCGTCGCAAGTCAGAGTTCGACCTTGCTCTGGTGGACTTGCAAATGCCGGAGGTCGATGGCCACGGTGTTGTCGCCTCGATTCGAGCTTCGGCGGAAGAGCTGCCGATCATACGCATGAGCGGTGATTCCAACGACGAGATCAGTGGCTTGATCGAAGACGAGGGCGATTGCGGGTGCTTTTTGTCGAAGCCGTTTGGGATTTCGGACTTGAAGCTGGCGATAGAGGGCTTGAACCAGCGGGTTGGCGTTTGA
- a CDS encoding alpha-ketoacid dehydrogenase subunit beta: protein MPEISYRQAIKDALAEEIERDENVVIIGEEVAQYNGAYKVTEGLLERYGPKRIVDAPISEAGFIGMGIGASMLGVRPVMELMFWSFAYVAWDQMINNAGCVRYMSGGLINVPIVIRGPANGGTNVGATHSHTPENLIANMPGLKVVCPATPYDAKGLMKAAIRDNDPVYVMESTLLYGTTGEVPEEEYVIPLGKADIKREGKDVTIVCHGPSVSVAMTAAQVLKEEHDIDAEVVDLRSIRPLDEDTIIESVKKTNRAVLVEENRPFCGVDAQIAYTIQNKAFDYLDAPIQRVSTIDAPAMYSPALEPEQLPKASNVVEKVLAIM, encoded by the coding sequence ATGCCAGAGATCTCCTACAGACAGGCAATCAAGGACGCGCTCGCCGAAGAAATCGAGCGCGACGAAAACGTCGTCATCATCGGCGAAGAAGTGGCCCAATACAACGGCGCCTACAAGGTCACCGAAGGCCTCCTCGAGCGCTACGGACCTAAGCGCATCGTCGACGCACCCATCTCCGAAGCCGGCTTCATCGGCATGGGCATCGGCGCTTCCATGCTGGGCGTTCGCCCCGTCATGGAACTCATGTTCTGGAGCTTCGCCTACGTGGCTTGGGACCAGATGATCAACAACGCCGGCTGCGTACGCTACATGTCCGGCGGACTCATCAACGTGCCCATCGTCATCCGCGGTCCCGCTAACGGCGGCACCAACGTGGGAGCCACCCACTCCCACACTCCAGAAAACCTCATCGCCAACATGCCTGGCCTCAAGGTGGTTTGCCCAGCGACTCCTTACGACGCCAAGGGCCTCATGAAGGCGGCCATCCGCGACAACGACCCCGTCTACGTCATGGAATCCACCCTCCTCTACGGAACCACCGGCGAAGTGCCTGAGGAAGAATACGTCATCCCGCTCGGCAAGGCCGACATCAAGCGCGAAGGCAAGGACGTCACCATCGTTTGCCACGGTCCCTCCGTTTCCGTCGCTATGACCGCCGCTCAAGTCCTCAAGGAAGAGCATGACATCGACGCCGAAGTCGTCGACTTGCGCTCAATCCGCCCGCTCGACGAAGACACCATCATAGAGTCGGTCAAGAAGACCAACCGTGCCGTGCTCGTAGAAGAAAATCGCCCCTTCTGCGGCGTAGACGCCCAAATCGCCTACACCATCCAGAACAAGGCCTTCGACTACCTCGACGCTCCGATCCAGCGCGTGTCTACGATCGACGCTCCCGCCATGTACAGCCCGGCTCTCGAGCCAGAGCAACTTCCCAAGGCGTCCAACGTCGTCGAGAAGGTTCTCGCTATCATGTAA